Proteins from one Salmonella bongori NCTC 12419 genomic window:
- the ibpA gene encoding small heat shock chaperone IbpA, with amino-acid sequence MRNFDLSPLYRSAIGFDRLFNLLENNQSQSNGGYPPYNVELVDENHYRIAIAVAGFAESELEITAQDNLLVVKGAHADDQKERSYLYQGIAERNFERKFQLAENIHVRGANLVNGLLYIELERVIPEANKPRRIEIN; translated from the coding sequence ATGCGTAACTTCGACTTATCCCCACTGTACCGTTCTGCTATTGGTTTTGATCGCCTGTTCAACCTGCTCGAAAATAACCAGAGCCAGAGTAATGGTGGCTACCCTCCGTATAACGTTGAGCTGGTAGATGAAAACCATTACCGCATCGCCATTGCCGTTGCGGGCTTTGCTGAAAGCGAACTGGAAATTACTGCTCAGGATAATCTGCTGGTAGTAAAAGGCGCTCATGCGGACGACCAGAAAGAACGTTCTTACCTGTATCAGGGCATTGCCGAGCGTAATTTTGAACGTAAGTTCCAGTTAGCGGAGAACATCCACGTTCGCGGCGCAAACCTGGTCAACGGGTTGTTATATATCGAACTCGAGCGCGTGATTCCGGAAGCGAACAAACCGCGCCGTATCGAAATTAACTAA
- the dsbE gene encoding thiol:disulfide interchange protein DsbE, translating into MKRNVLLLPLLIFLLIAAALLWQLARNAEGDDPAHLESALVGRPVPAFRLESLETPGRYYQAEVLTQGKPVLLNVWATWCPTCRAEHQYLNQLAAQGVRVVGLNYKDDRQKAIVWLKELGNPYALSLSDSDGMLGLDLGVYGAPETFLIDGNGIIRYRHAGDLNARVWESELKPLWDKYSREAAQ; encoded by the coding sequence ATGAAACGCAACGTACTGTTATTGCCGTTACTGATTTTTCTGCTGATTGCCGCGGCGCTGCTGTGGCAGTTAGCGCGCAACGCTGAGGGGGATGATCCGGCGCATCTCGAATCGGCGCTGGTTGGCAGGCCGGTGCCGGCGTTCCGCCTGGAGTCGCTGGAGACACCAGGCCGGTACTATCAGGCGGAGGTGCTGACGCAGGGGAAACCGGTGCTGCTTAACGTCTGGGCGACCTGGTGCCCCACCTGCCGCGCTGAACACCAGTACCTTAACCAGCTTGCAGCGCAGGGCGTGCGGGTGGTCGGGCTTAACTATAAGGATGACCGGCAAAAGGCCATCGTCTGGTTAAAGGAGTTAGGTAACCCGTATGCGCTGAGCCTGTCTGACAGCGACGGGATGCTGGGGCTGGACCTGGGCGTGTACGGCGCGCCGGAAACCTTCCTCATCGACGGCAACGGGATTATCCGCTATCGCCATGCCGGCGATTTGAACGCCCGGGTATGGGAAAGTGAACTGAAACCGCTGTGGGATAAATACAGCCGGGAGGCCGCGCAATGA
- a CDS encoding heme lyase CcmF/NrfE family subunit, giving the protein MMPEAGNGLLCLALGVALLLSVYPLWGVARGDARMMASARLFSWLLFLCVAGAFAVLVHAFVVNDFTVLYVASNSNTQLPVWYRVAATWGAHEGSLLLWVLLMSGWTFAVALFSKSMPPDIVARVLAVMGMVSAGFLLFILFTSSPFARTLPDFPVEGRDLNPLLQDPGLIFHPPLLYMGYVGFSVAFAFAIAALLSGRLDSTFARFSRPWTLAAWIFLTLGIVLGSAWAYYELGWGGWWFWDPVENASFMPWLAGTALIHSLAVTEQRASFKAWTLLLAICAFSLCLLGTFLVRSGVLVSVHAFASDPSRGMFILAFMVLVTGGSLLLFAARGHKVRSRVNNALWSRESLLLANNVLLMAAMLVVLLGTLLPLVHKQLGLGSISIGEPFFNTMFTWLMAPFALLLGIGPLVRWGRDRPRKIRTLLLAAVVTTLALSVLLPWLLEDNIIAMTAVGMAMACWIVVLAVAEAVQRLSRGTKTPLSYWGMVAAHLGLAVTITGIAFSQNYSVERDVRMRAGDSVDIHHYRFTFREVRDITGPNYRGGVAIIGVTRDGEPEAVLHAEKRLYNTSRMVMTEAAIDGGLTRDLYAALGEELDNGAWAVRLYYKPFIRWIWAGGILMALGGLLCLADPRYRRRKPSPEAV; this is encoded by the coding sequence ATGATGCCTGAAGCCGGCAACGGGCTGCTGTGCCTGGCGCTCGGGGTGGCGTTACTGCTGTCCGTGTATCCGTTATGGGGCGTGGCGCGCGGCGATGCGCGCATGATGGCGTCAGCCAGGCTGTTTTCCTGGCTGCTGTTTCTTTGTGTGGCGGGCGCGTTTGCCGTGCTGGTACACGCCTTTGTGGTTAACGACTTCACGGTGCTCTACGTCGCCAGCAACTCGAACACGCAGCTTCCTGTCTGGTACCGGGTGGCCGCCACCTGGGGGGCGCACGAAGGTTCGCTGCTGTTATGGGTCTTGCTGATGAGCGGCTGGACGTTTGCGGTGGCGTTGTTCAGCAAGTCCATGCCGCCGGATATTGTGGCCCGCGTACTGGCGGTGATGGGGATGGTGAGCGCCGGGTTTCTGCTGTTCATCCTCTTTACCTCCAGCCCGTTCGCCCGCACGTTGCCGGACTTTCCGGTGGAAGGGCGCGATCTGAATCCTCTGCTGCAGGATCCGGGGCTGATTTTCCACCCGCCGCTGCTGTATATGGGCTATGTCGGCTTCTCGGTGGCCTTTGCCTTTGCCATTGCCGCGTTGCTGAGCGGGCGGCTGGACAGCACCTTTGCCCGTTTCTCGCGTCCCTGGACGCTGGCGGCGTGGATTTTCCTGACGCTGGGTATCGTGCTCGGCTCCGCATGGGCCTATTACGAGCTCGGCTGGGGCGGCTGGTGGTTCTGGGACCCGGTTGAAAACGCCTCCTTTATGCCGTGGCTGGCAGGCACCGCGCTGATACACTCGCTGGCGGTCACCGAACAGCGCGCCAGCTTTAAGGCGTGGACGCTGCTGCTGGCCATCTGCGCCTTCTCGCTCTGTCTGCTGGGCACCTTCCTGGTGCGCTCGGGCGTGCTGGTGTCGGTCCACGCCTTCGCCTCCGACCCGTCGCGCGGCATGTTCATCCTCGCCTTTATGGTGCTGGTGACAGGCGGTTCGCTGCTGCTGTTCGCCGCGCGCGGACATAAGGTGCGTTCCCGGGTAAACAATGCCCTGTGGTCGCGGGAGTCGCTGCTGCTGGCTAATAACGTGCTGCTGATGGCCGCCATGCTGGTGGTGCTGCTGGGCACGCTGCTGCCGCTGGTACACAAACAGCTGGGGCTGGGCAGCATTTCGATTGGCGAACCGTTTTTCAATACCATGTTCACCTGGCTGATGGCGCCGTTTGCCCTGCTGCTGGGGATTGGGCCTCTGGTGCGCTGGGGCCGTGACAGGCCACGTAAAATCAGAACGCTGCTGCTGGCTGCCGTTGTCACTACCCTGGCGCTGTCGGTACTTTTGCCATGGCTACTGGAAGATAACATCATCGCCATGACGGCGGTGGGGATGGCGATGGCCTGCTGGATTGTTGTGCTGGCGGTGGCCGAAGCCGTACAGCGCCTGTCCCGCGGCACGAAAACGCCCCTCAGCTACTGGGGGATGGTGGCGGCGCACCTCGGGCTGGCGGTGACGATTACCGGCATCGCCTTCAGCCAGAATTACAGCGTGGAGCGGGACGTGCGGATGCGGGCGGGCGACAGCGTGGATATCCACCACTACCGGTTCACCTTCCGGGAGGTGCGGGACATCACCGGGCCCAACTACCGCGGCGGGGTGGCCATTATCGGGGTGACGCGCGACGGGGAGCCGGAGGCGGTGCTCCATGCGGAGAAACGCCTCTACAACACCAGCCGGATGGTGATGACCGAGGCGGCGATTGACGGCGGGCTGACCCGCGACCTGTACGCCGCGCTCGGCGAGGAGCTGGATAACGGCGCATGGGCCGTACGCCTGTATTACAAACCGTTTATTCGCTGGATTTGGGCTGGTGGCATACTGATGGCGCTGGGCGGGCTGCTGTGCCTGGCGGACCCGCGCTACCGCCGCCGTAAACCGTCGCCGGAGGCCGTATGA
- the cbrA gene encoding colicin M resistance lipid reductase CbrA: protein MEHFDVAIIGLGPAGSALARRLSGKMRIVALDKKRQSGTGGFTKPCGGLLAPDAQRSFIRDGITLPVDVIANPQIFSVKTVDVEAALTRHYQRSYININRHAFDLWMKSLIPDAVQLYHDSLCRKIWREDDKWHVIFRADGWEQQITARYLVGADGANSLVRRHLYPGHQIRKYVAIQQWFTEQHPVPFYSCIFDNNATDCYSWSISKDGYFIFGGAYPMKDGQQRFDALKKKMADFHFRFGAPVKSEKCTVLFPSRWADFVCGKENAFLIGEAAGFISASSLEGISYALDSAEILNNVLKQPTTDPNAAWWRATRKLRLKLYSKIIKSRCLTSPGLRKLIMQSNIAHIPLNDTST from the coding sequence ATGGAACATTTTGATGTAGCGATTATCGGCCTGGGCCCGGCCGGTTCCGCACTGGCGCGGCGGTTAAGCGGAAAGATGCGTATCGTGGCTCTGGATAAAAAACGTCAGTCCGGCACCGGGGGCTTTACAAAGCCCTGCGGCGGTTTGTTGGCGCCAGATGCTCAGCGTTCTTTTATTCGTGACGGCATCACCCTGCCGGTAGACGTTATTGCTAACCCACAAATTTTTAGCGTTAAAACGGTGGATGTGGAAGCGGCGCTGACCCGTCACTACCAGCGCAGCTATATCAACATTAACCGCCACGCTTTTGATTTATGGATGAAGTCGCTTATCCCTGATGCGGTGCAGCTCTACCACGACAGTCTGTGTCGAAAAATCTGGCGTGAGGACGATAAATGGCACGTTATTTTTCGCGCCGACGGGTGGGAACAGCAAATTACCGCCCGTTACCTGGTTGGCGCTGACGGCGCGAATTCACTGGTGCGCCGTCATCTGTATCCGGGACATCAAATTCGTAAGTATGTTGCTATTCAGCAATGGTTTACAGAGCAGCATCCGGTACCGTTTTATTCCTGCATCTTTGATAATAATGCCACCGATTGTTATTCCTGGAGCATCAGTAAAGACGGTTATTTTATCTTCGGCGGGGCTTACCCAATGAAAGACGGGCAGCAGCGTTTTGACGCGCTGAAGAAAAAGATGGCGGACTTCCATTTTCGCTTCGGCGCTCCGGTAAAAAGTGAAAAATGTACCGTCCTGTTTCCATCACGCTGGGCAGATTTTGTCTGCGGTAAAGAAAATGCATTTTTGATCGGCGAAGCGGCAGGGTTTATCAGCGCCAGCTCGCTGGAAGGCATTAGCTATGCGCTGGATAGCGCAGAAATCCTTAATAATGTCCTGAAGCAGCCTACAACCGACCCCAACGCGGCCTGGTGGCGGGCAACCCGGAAGCTTCGTCTCAAGCTGTATAGCAAAATCATCAAGAGCCGCTGTTTAACCTCGCCAGGGTTACGAAAATTGATCATGCAAAGCAATATCGCGCACATTCCGCTCAATGATACGTCGACGTAA
- a CDS encoding putative transporter: MSDIALTVSVLALVAVVGLWIGNIKVRGVGLGIGGVLFGGIIVGHFVDQAGVTLSSDMLHFIQEFGLILFVYTIGIQVGPGFFASLRVSGLRLNLFAVLIVIIGGLVTAILHKIFSIPLPVVLGIFSGAVTNTPALGAGQQILRDLGTPIDFVDQMGMSYAMAYPFGICGILLTMWLMRLIFRVNVEAEAQQHESSLANGHSLIQTINIRVENPNLNNMAIQDVPILNSDKIICSRLKRDETLMVPSPGTIIQLGDLLHLVGQAADLHNAQLVIGKEVDTSLSTRGTDLRVERVVVTNEKVLGKRIRDLRFKERYDVVISRLNRAGVELVASSDASLQFGDILNLVGRPASIDAVADMVGNAQQKLQQVQMLPVFIGIGLGVLLGSIPLFVPGFPVALKLGLAGGPLIMALILGRIGSIGKLYWFMPPSANLALRELGIVLFLSVVGLKSGGDFVDTLTQGEGLSWIGYGIFITAIPLITVGLLARIFAKMNYLTLCGMLAGSMTDPPALAFANNLHATSGAAALSYATVYPLVMFLRIITPQLLAVIFWGIG; the protein is encoded by the coding sequence ATGAGTGATATCGCATTAACGGTCAGCGTTCTGGCGTTGGTGGCGGTTGTCGGGTTATGGATCGGCAACATCAAAGTGCGCGGTGTCGGTCTGGGTATTGGCGGCGTGCTGTTTGGCGGCATTATCGTCGGCCACTTTGTCGATCAGGCAGGGGTGACGTTAAGCAGCGATATGCTGCACTTTATTCAGGAGTTCGGCCTGATTCTTTTTGTTTATACCATCGGAATACAGGTGGGGCCCGGGTTTTTCGCCTCGCTGCGCGTTTCAGGGCTGCGTCTGAATTTGTTTGCCGTTCTGATCGTGATTATCGGCGGGTTGGTCACCGCCATTCTGCATAAAATTTTTTCTATTCCGCTGCCCGTGGTGCTGGGGATTTTCTCCGGCGCAGTCACTAATACCCCCGCATTAGGGGCGGGTCAGCAAATTCTGCGCGATCTGGGAACGCCAATAGATTTTGTGGATCAGATGGGGATGAGTTATGCCATGGCCTACCCGTTTGGCATCTGCGGTATATTGCTCACCATGTGGCTGATGCGGTTAATTTTTCGCGTTAACGTCGAGGCAGAAGCGCAGCAGCATGAATCGTCTCTCGCTAACGGCCATTCATTGATTCAAACCATAAATATCCGTGTCGAGAACCCGAATCTCAATAATATGGCGATTCAGGATGTGCCGATCCTGAACAGCGATAAAATCATTTGCTCGCGCCTGAAACGCGACGAAACACTGATGGTGCCGTCGCCGGGGACGATTATCCAGTTGGGCGATCTGCTGCACCTCGTCGGCCAGGCCGCTGACTTGCATAACGCGCAACTGGTGATCGGCAAGGAGGTGGATACCTCGCTGTCGACGCGAGGAACGGATTTACGCGTCGAACGTGTGGTGGTTACCAACGAAAAAGTGCTGGGCAAACGTATTCGCGATCTGCGCTTTAAAGAGCGTTATGACGTCGTTATCTCTCGCCTTAATCGCGCGGGCGTTGAACTGGTCGCCAGCAGCGACGCCAGCCTACAGTTTGGCGACATTCTCAATCTGGTGGGACGACCCGCCTCGATTGATGCGGTAGCCGATATGGTCGGCAACGCCCAGCAAAAACTCCAGCAGGTGCAGATGCTGCCAGTATTTATCGGCATCGGATTAGGGGTTCTGCTTGGGTCGATTCCGTTATTTGTGCCGGGCTTCCCGGTCGCGTTAAAACTGGGGCTGGCCGGTGGGCCGCTGATCATGGCGCTGATTTTGGGGCGTATTGGCAGTATCGGTAAGCTGTACTGGTTTATGCCGCCGAGCGCCAACCTCGCGCTGCGTGAGTTAGGCATTGTTTTATTTCTGTCGGTTGTCGGGCTTAAATCCGGCGGTGACTTTGTCGATACGTTGACGCAGGGCGAAGGGTTAAGCTGGATTGGCTATGGTATTTTTATTACCGCGATTCCGCTTATTACCGTCGGTTTGCTGGCGCGAATTTTTGCCAAAATGAATTACCTCACACTGTGCGGGATGTTGGCTGGCTCCATGACCGATCCGCCTGCTCTGGCATTTGCTAACAATCTGCACGCCACCAGCGGCGCGGCGGCGCTCTCTTACGCGACCGTCTATCCGTTAGTCATGTTTCTGCGCATTATTACGCCGCAACTGCTGGCGGTGATTTTCTGGGGAATAGGATAG
- a CDS encoding YidH family protein, translating into MKISHLGEAPDYRFSLANERTFLAWIRTSLGFLAAGVGLDQLAPDFATPVIRELLALLLCLLAGGLAIYGYLRWLRNEKAMRLKEDLPYTHSLLIISIILMVVAVIVMGLVLYAG; encoded by the coding sequence ATGAAGATTTCCCACCTTGGCGAAGCGCCGGATTACCGCTTTTCATTGGCAAATGAGCGTACCTTTCTGGCCTGGATTCGCACCTCGCTGGGATTTCTGGCGGCTGGTGTTGGCCTCGACCAGCTTGCCCCGGATTTTGCCACGCCGGTGATTCGTGAATTGCTGGCGCTGCTGCTATGTCTGTTAGCAGGCGGTCTGGCGATTTATGGTTATTTGCGCTGGCTACGTAATGAAAAAGCCATGCGTCTGAAAGAGGATTTACCTTATACCCACAGTCTGTTGATCATCAGCATTATTTTGATGGTGGTCGCGGTGATTGTGATGGGGCTGGTACTCTATGCCGGCTAG
- a CDS encoding DUF202 domain-containing protein yields the protein MPASRKARRQNDPGLQPERTSLAWFRTLLGYGALMALAVKHHWHQAGVLFWVSIGVLAIVAVILWRYTLSRNLMDVAHSDFSETHNVRDKFLISLAVLSLAILFAVTHIRQLIAFIGDFI from the coding sequence ATGCCGGCTAGTCGTAAAGCTCGTCGGCAGAACGACCCCGGGCTCCAGCCGGAGCGTACATCGCTGGCCTGGTTTCGTACGTTGCTGGGATACGGGGCGTTAATGGCGTTAGCCGTCAAGCATCACTGGCATCAGGCGGGCGTGCTGTTCTGGGTGTCAATCGGCGTTCTGGCAATAGTGGCGGTGATCCTTTGGCGTTATACCCTTAGTCGTAACCTAATGGATGTCGCGCATAGCGATTTTTCCGAAACTCATAACGTACGTGATAAATTTTTGATCTCTCTCGCGGTGTTGTCGCTCGCTATCCTGTTTGCTGTTACCCATATTCGCCAACTTATCGCCTTTATCGGGGATTTTATATGA
- a CDS encoding cytochrome c-type biogenesis protein CcmH, with protein MRFLLGVLMLVISGSALATIDVMPFKDEAQEQQFRQLTEQLRCPKCQNNSIADSDSMIATDLRQKVYELMQEGRSRQEIVDYMVARYGNFITYDPPLTPLTVLLWVLPLVATGAGGWVIFARTRRRVRIRQDVFAGGIPAAGPRAGVGMYLPGVVIALGVAATSYSLTGSYQQVRNWQQATAQTPGLLARALDPQAQPLDEEEMARLALGLRTRLQKDAGNVEGWLMLGRTGMVLGNASTATEAYANAYRLDPKNSDAASGYAEALTRSSDPEDNRRGGELLRQLVRSDHASVRVLSLYAFNAFEQQRFGEAVAAWKMMLKLLPADDTRRAVIERSIRQAMAQQGR; from the coding sequence ATGAGGTTTTTACTGGGCGTGCTGATGCTGGTTATCTCCGGGTCAGCGCTGGCAACCATCGACGTGATGCCGTTTAAAGACGAGGCGCAGGAGCAGCAGTTCCGCCAGCTCACGGAGCAGCTGCGCTGCCCGAAATGCCAGAACAACAGCATTGCGGACTCTGATTCCATGATTGCGACCGACCTGCGGCAAAAAGTCTATGAACTGATGCAGGAAGGCAGGAGCAGGCAGGAAATTGTCGATTATATGGTGGCCCGCTACGGCAACTTCATTACTTATGATCCGCCATTAACTCCGCTGACTGTTCTGTTATGGGTATTGCCACTGGTGGCGACGGGCGCTGGCGGCTGGGTGATTTTCGCCCGGACGCGACGCCGGGTACGTATCCGGCAGGACGTCTTTGCCGGCGGCATTCCTGCGGCGGGACCACGCGCAGGCGTGGGGATGTATCTTCCGGGCGTGGTTATCGCGCTGGGGGTGGCCGCCACCAGTTACTCCCTGACCGGCAGCTATCAGCAGGTCAGGAACTGGCAGCAGGCAACGGCGCAGACGCCGGGGCTGCTGGCGCGGGCGCTGGACCCGCAGGCGCAGCCGCTGGATGAAGAGGAGATGGCGCGGCTGGCGCTGGGGCTGCGGACCCGCCTGCAAAAGGATGCCGGCAACGTTGAGGGCTGGCTCATGCTGGGGCGCACCGGTATGGTACTGGGTAATGCCAGTACCGCCACAGAGGCTTATGCGAACGCCTACCGCCTGGATCCGAAAAACAGCGATGCGGCGTCAGGCTATGCTGAAGCCCTGACGCGGTCGTCCGACCCGGAGGATAACCGGCGCGGCGGGGAGTTGCTGCGCCAGCTGGTGAGAAGTGACCACGCCAGCGTGCGGGTGTTAAGCCTGTATGCGTTTAACGCCTTTGAGCAGCAGCGCTTTGGCGAGGCGGTGGCGGCCTGGAAGATGATGCTGAAACTGCTGCCGGCAGACGATACCCGGCGCGCGGTGATTGAGCGCAGTATCCGGCAGGCGATGGCGCAGCAGGGCAGGTAA
- the ccmE gene encoding cytochrome c maturation protein CcmE has protein sequence MNIRRKNRLWIACGILAGLALTLALILYALRSNIDLFYTPGEILYGKRETQQMPETGQRLRVGGMVMPGSVRRDPDSLKVNFSIYDAEGAVTVSYEGILPDLFREGQGVVVQGTLEKGNHIQAQEVLAKHDENYTPPEVEKAMQENHRRPQGVYKDKSS, from the coding sequence GTGAATATCCGACGTAAAAACCGGTTATGGATAGCCTGCGGTATCCTGGCAGGCCTGGCTCTGACCCTGGCGCTTATCCTGTACGCGCTGCGTTCGAACATCGACCTGTTTTATACCCCGGGCGAAATCCTTTACGGTAAGCGCGAAACGCAGCAGATGCCGGAAACCGGCCAGCGCCTGCGCGTCGGCGGTATGGTGATGCCCGGCAGCGTCCGGCGCGACCCGGACTCGCTGAAGGTGAATTTCAGTATCTATGACGCCGAAGGGGCGGTGACGGTGAGCTATGAAGGCATTCTGCCGGACCTGTTCCGCGAAGGGCAGGGCGTGGTGGTGCAGGGCACACTGGAGAAGGGTAACCACATACAGGCGCAGGAGGTGCTCGCCAAACACGACGAGAACTACACCCCGCCCGAGGTGGAAAAAGCGATGCAGGAAAACCACCGCCGTCCGCAGGGCGTTTATAAGGATAAATCATCATGA
- the ccmD gene encoding heme exporter protein CcmD, whose amino-acid sequence MSPAFSSWSEFFAMGGYAFFVWLAVAMTVVPLAALVLHTFFQHRAILRGVAQQRAREARMRAAQAQREAA is encoded by the coding sequence GTGAGTCCGGCATTTTCATCGTGGAGCGAGTTTTTCGCCATGGGCGGGTACGCCTTTTTTGTCTGGCTGGCCGTGGCAATGACCGTGGTCCCGCTGGCGGCGCTGGTCCTGCATACCTTTTTTCAGCACCGCGCCATTTTACGCGGCGTGGCGCAGCAGCGCGCCCGGGAAGCCCGGATGCGTGCGGCGCAGGCGCAACGGGAGGCCGCGTGA
- a CDS encoding DUF3748 domain-containing protein: MKQITFTPRHHQLTNTNTWTPDSQWLVFDVRPSGASFTGKTIERVNVHTGEVEVIYRAVQGAHVGVVTVHPADNHYVFIHGPENPDETWHYDFHHRRGVIATPGGVTNLDAMDITAPYTPGALRGGSHVHVFSPNGELVSFTYNDHVLHERDPALDLRNVGVAAPYGPVTVPVQHPREYSGSHWCVLVSRTTPAPRPGSDDINRAYEEGWVGNRQIAFIGDTLSLTGEKVPELFIVDLPRDEYGWKQVGDTPLAGTESTLPSPPLGVVQRRLTFTHHRAYPGLTNVPRHWVRGNPQATAIAFLMRDDNGVAQLWLMSPQGGAPRQLTHHTSGVRSAFNWHPSGKWLGMVLENRIACCDAQSGKIDFLTDRHGNPPSADAVVFSPDGRHIAWMEEVKGFRQLWVTETGR; encoded by the coding sequence ATGAAGCAAATCACCTTTACGCCACGTCATCACCAGCTTACTAATACCAATACCTGGACGCCTGACAGCCAGTGGCTGGTCTTTGATGTACGGCCTTCAGGCGCGTCATTTACGGGCAAGACCATTGAGCGTGTCAATGTGCATACCGGTGAAGTGGAGGTGATTTATCGCGCCGTGCAGGGCGCGCATGTCGGCGTGGTGACGGTGCATCCTGCCGACAATCACTATGTGTTTATTCATGGCCCTGAAAACCCTGATGAGACGTGGCATTATGATTTTCACCACCGCCGGGGCGTTATTGCAACGCCGGGGGGCGTGACTAACCTCGATGCGATGGATATTACTGCGCCATATACTCCCGGCGCGCTGCGCGGCGGCAGCCATGTCCATGTGTTTAGCCCGAACGGCGAGCTAGTGAGTTTTACCTATAATGACCACGTTCTGCATGAGCGCGATCCGGCGTTGGATCTGCGCAATGTCGGCGTTGCCGCGCCGTATGGGCCGGTAACGGTGCCGGTTCAACATCCGCGCGAATACAGCGGTAGCCACTGGTGCGTGCTGGTGAGCCGCACGACGCCTGCGCCGAGACCTGGCAGCGATGACATTAACCGCGCCTATGAAGAAGGTTGGGTGGGCAATCGGCAAATTGCTTTTATTGGCGATACGCTGTCGCTGACGGGCGAAAAAGTGCCTGAATTATTTATTGTTGATTTACCGCGTGATGAATACGGCTGGAAACAGGTCGGCGACACACCGCTGGCGGGAACCGAATCAACCCTGCCGTCGCCGCCGCTGGGCGTGGTACAGAGGCGTCTGACGTTTACGCATCATCGTGCTTATCCGGGGCTTACTAACGTACCGCGTCATTGGGTCCGCGGTAATCCGCAGGCGACGGCGATTGCCTTTTTGATGCGGGACGATAACGGCGTGGCGCAATTGTGGCTGATGTCGCCACAGGGAGGCGCGCCCCGGCAGTTAACGCATCATACGTCCGGCGTACGATCAGCGTTTAACTGGCACCCGTCGGGGAAATGGCTGGGGATGGTGCTGGAAAACCGGATTGCCTGCTGCGATGCACAAAGTGGGAAGATCGATTTTTTAACCGACAGACACGGCAATCCGCCTTCCGCGGATGCAGTTGTTTTTTCACCGGATGGGCGACACATCGCGTGGATGGAAGAGGTCAAAGGGTTCCGCCAACTATGGGTGACGGAAACCGGGCGATAA
- the ibpB gene encoding small heat shock chaperone IbpB — MRNYDLSPLLRQWIGFDKLANALQNSGESQSFPPYNIEKSDDNHYRITLALAGFRQEDLDIQLEGTRLTVKGTPEQPEKEPKWLHQGLVMQPFSLSFTLAENMEVSGATFTNGLLHIDLTRNEPETIPPQRIAINERSALNS, encoded by the coding sequence ATGCGTAACTACGATTTATCCCCACTTCTGCGTCAATGGATCGGTTTTGACAAGCTGGCCAATGCGTTGCAAAACAGCGGTGAAAGCCAGAGCTTCCCGCCCTATAACATCGAAAAAAGCGACGATAACCACTATCGTATCACCCTCGCGCTAGCCGGTTTCCGTCAGGAAGATCTGGATATTCAACTGGAAGGCACGCGTCTGACGGTAAAAGGCACGCCAGAACAGCCGGAAAAAGAACCGAAATGGTTACATCAGGGGCTGGTCATGCAGCCTTTCAGCCTGAGCTTTACGCTGGCTGAAAATATGGAAGTTTCCGGCGCAACGTTTACCAACGGCCTGCTCCATATTGACTTAACCCGCAATGAACCGGAAACCATTCCTCCGCAGCGTATCGCTATTAACGAACGCTCCGCATTAAATAGCTAA
- a CDS encoding YceK/YidQ family lipoprotein, translating to MIKNVLLTLMIWNGMLLLGGCSSVMSHTGGKEGTYPGTRASATMIGNDETNWGTKSLAMLDMPFTAVLDTILLPWDLFRKDSSVRSRVEKSEEETKMTNAVIPPARMPTP from the coding sequence ATGATAAAAAACGTGTTGTTAACGCTGATGATATGGAATGGGATGCTTTTATTAGGCGGTTGTTCAAGCGTCATGTCGCACACTGGCGGTAAAGAAGGCACTTACCCTGGTACGCGCGCCAGCGCTACGATGATCGGTAATGATGAGACAAACTGGGGCACAAAATCATTGGCGATGCTGGATATGCCATTTACCGCCGTACTGGATACGATTCTTCTGCCGTGGGATCTTTTCCGCAAAGACAGCTCGGTAAGATCGCGCGTTGAGAAAAGCGAGGAGGAGACGAAAATGACCAATGCCGTCATCCCCCCGGCCAGAATGCCCACTCCCTGA